In Montipora foliosa isolate CH-2021 chromosome 9, ASM3666993v2, whole genome shotgun sequence, the DNA window TTCCCTCTCTATTGAGTTTGAGATCAACACTGAAGTGAGACCAAAAGAAGATGAGATATTCGCGCGTGAACACTATCCAATCAGAAACCGAAAATAGCTTTCTTGGCCTCTGACGGGAAAAGAATGTTTCAATGTTTTGAGTTCAACTTCGAAAGCTTCAGATAGTAAAATAGATGCTTTATTGTATAGCAATGTTTTATGATGTCATGTTTGAGACACAAGTGGGTAGCATTTTTCCATTGCCTCTATTGCTAATATACTGATGAAATCATTTTCAACTTCAACACTTGTCGTtccagtgaaaaaaaaatgtcccAGTATGTCCCAACTAACCAACTGTTTGTCCATGACATCATCTTTCGGTGATGTTACAAACACACTTCCTTCCATCAAACCAGCAAAACACCAGAAAGCATCAACTTCGTCTTGAACTATTGCAAGCACTGATGCCAGAAGATCTGACATTCCCTGATTGTACCCAACCTCGTGATTGTACGTTGCATAATTGAGCAGGATATTCCTTCAAAGAAAGAATACGAACCAATGATAAGGATCTGATGTCTTGGGAGTTGTTTGTTTAGAAGAAGGGGAGAGATTACATTCAAGTATTTTGGGCTAGAGTTATGATACTCGAAACTAATATTGCATTGACAAAATTAAATTGCTTAATGCCAATTCACCGCTTTGGAGGTTTCTTATTTTGTCCCTTGTTAGTTGTAATAAGATCTTTAAAGAGAGCAGCTACATCTCAGGTAAAAAGATCCTGTCATCTTACTGATCCAAATGGCAGGACCACGCAAAGCCTTTAGCATGAGAGCCTACAGAAAAACATGACACTGGGATAATATATGTAATCTGATTGCTTAACTACAAGGACTTTCCTCCCTCAATGTAAAGTCCAGTTCTTAATGTTAAGAAAATCCCAGACAATCGGGGATTTTCCTCTTTCCTGACTGTCCCAGGTTTTACTGAAAATTGGAAAAACACAAGATGGCTTCTTGTATTTACTTGTTGAGAGGGGGCAAATAACTAGAGTGAAGCAATTTAGAGGACTGACACATACACAAAAAAAAGACAAGTTGGTGACATCGCCAACAATACAAATTTGTACATCATGTGTTGGAAATGATCACTGAAATCTGTGATCAGGGATGTCTGCAATTTCCAGTTTTCAGTAGTTAGGAAAATATGAGTACAAGACAGCTGGGAAACAGTGAAAACTCTGAAATCCCCTCTTAAGAGCAACATGCtactctgtctaatgtcagACTATTTTATTTGCCAGTGGAGGCCAGCGCTGGGGTGAAAGCATTAAAATACACTGAAGAGCCTGCTCTAAGCCTAGTGTGCCTCCATATCACATGTGCCAGATCTAATCATAagattttcatttaactaaGAAGATACCGGAGACTTCTGTGCATTCAAGGGTAAATAGTCATCCACCAATGAATGTTATTGATAGTTACGGAGGGGTTTAAAGCTAAGTTATTTTGTGATGGGAAACCCCCAGGTTTCTGAGCTATAATAATAAAGGGTTAGCTGGTTTTGTTTGAAGTAACATTGGACAACGTTGTTGAAGGACGAACTTAAACAGTCTCATGTTCAAACCTAAAAAGAGAAGTGAATTTTGAATAATACAGAAAACTTTAAAGACCCAAGTTTGCCAAAAAGCCCCAAGATAGAGAAACTTTTTATTGTACCTCATAATACCAACATTTGGATTGTCATCTCCAGCAAAATATGGATGTGACCTGTCTGTGCGCACAACATCCTTGTCAACAGTACACTGGACTGTCTTCCAAAAGTGTGCCTTTTCCTGTTCACTTTTATTTTTCCTAAAAAGAAGTTGTCATTCGTGTATTTAAGGGCCGTCAAATAACTTGTGCATTTACTTAGATTATCATGCCTGAAATGAATAATACAACTTTAGATATAACTCTACACTTGACCAgggtattattatcattattattattagttcctGTTTTACCAAAAATGAATGCAAATTTCTGCTGAATATATACCACTAAAGGTTtaaatgttaaaaataaaacaggCCAGGAATCGAACTGAGAAATTGCATACACATTGTGCTGAACTAATAGAAAAGAGCCATTAATGTCTGAAACTATTAAGAGGTTCATTTTATCTTTCGACACAACTATTAGGGGTTGTGAAGAGAGGACAGTGAATTGAAATGATGTTAACCCTAATGatgttaaccctaaccctaaccttctTAGTGAACTGAAATGATGTTAAGTGTGGTGGTTGGGAGTGAGAATGGCTTTACAGAGGACGTCAGCAGTTCCTAACCGTATGGAAAGGGTCTTAGCACCACGTTGAAAAGATGATGGGGTATATGAGGATAGTATCTCATCGCCATTGCCCAAGTGCAAGtttgctgcctaacggtcgcccggTCACCTGGGGCACCTTATTTGCGAGCGTGGGTGACCAAATTTCTAAACAAGTAGCCCGAAGTGGCAccttacttgattcatcctcactttctcgtaaatatgatcccagctggaattaattaattctacGCTCTAGAAAAAATGACTCAGGcaactaacttttaatgttggaagcccgaagggtCCCTGGAAAATTTCTTACGCAGCAGCCTTGAAGTGCTTTGATAAGCTCGAGGGTAATACTGGCTTGATATGAAAagaagtacccccccccccccccaaaaaaaaaaaaaaaaaaaagataaaatgacCAGCATTACGCTTTGGGGTCGATGCCAATAAGGGTGAGGTGAGTACCCAGCTTAGTGAGAAACGTGGTGTATGGGGAAATCTAGAGACGAGGCGAACTGTTGTCTCCCTATGCAAAAGCCTTACTTCTCGGGTTTGAGGAATGAGTAAAACCATTTAAGGATGTGTGGCAGCCAGGGTTGGGCATAACCTGCTGTGAGGAATGCAGGGTAAGTCAACCACCCCTTCCCTAAACTGAATAGTTTTACTCCAGCGAATAGAAACACGGGTACCCCAACTAAAAAAATTGAAGTCCACCCTGGTAAGCTGCTTAGAGGGGTCAAATTTGGGGTGTGACGCATGGGACAATGCAAGCACAAAAGGATGTAAGGGGAGAGCACGCAGAATGCCGGCAAATAGTGACTTTAGGGGCCAGTTATCTAGGAGGGGATTGGGCAGACCGGATTCTTTGTGTAAGATACCTGTCAATAATGTTGAGATAGCTTTTGACTGAGGCACTCTACTTGAATAGTATGCAGGAGAGAATAATGTGACATTGTTACTTTACATTGACATAATTATGTACATGATTGGCTGTACAAGTTGTGTACTACATCAGTATACAcgtgtatatgtatatgtatatgtatatgtatgtatataccgtagttattcggttataaggcgcactcggttataagacgcaccccaaacttagcagtttaatcaagctaagttctcaaactgaaaattacgtgaaaacactcggttataagacgcaccaaaaaattgagagttatcaaaaggatgtgatgaatttgagaacaattatccttacacaattagcatgcgaactctttttgttaacgtaaacagagtgaaaaaggcacgcatttaatgatatacgtaaaaacaaaagcctgaaatgataaacatacaacgcatacacgtttatttgaaccttccgacttaataaatagtcagagttcagacttcagacttcaagcgaaagcgaacagCGCAAAAACTCCCACGGCAAGTCATTAACTgtcattcaaaggtgttcgacagctgaatatcaacacgccaccaaggatgcaaatttcagtgcacaagaaagcctggatgaacgaagaaggtatgttttatctccgcactgtttgttcagagaagaaacttttcatgcgagcgacaaacacgattcttggAATATTCAAAACAAGTTTgttcgaacgattgtattgttgtcacgggtatcacgttactgagcacgtgttcttaaggacgtatgcaaatttccgtgtgtttgcttttctcttgaagtttagTGTtataaaggtctctaaaagcactattctcttttaatagacaactagtgtccttttcttgtgttgtttaaactgcaagttcttctcaaattgtgatcttaagattttgattcgcgaaaatacttggctataagacgcaccccaattttagcactaacttgccacccaaagacagatttttcttgaaaaaaccgtgcgccttataaccaaaTAACTAcggtatgtatatatatatattttttgcaccTTGGTTACAACAATGCAAAGTCTGTTGCTAATAGCAAAATAATGCTAGCTGCCAGACTCTCTGATCCCTACACTATGGTCACCTAGATTACATTAATAATGAGGTATCAATATCCATTTTGATACAACTATCAGGGATTGCAAATCATAAATTTCTCAAGGCAATAATCGCCCTAAAGTCACCGACATTCTACCAACAGATTACTGACAGTTGGCCAACAGTTGACCAACAGATGGCCTAAAAGCAGTTATCTTTtcagcaaaaaataaataaagccgtcggccgacagttggctAACagttggtcgactgtcagtggAGGTCACGAGCTGTTTTTCACAATTACCAACTGGATATTTCAGGTCGTTAACAAGGATGGAACTATTGGTTCCTTCAAGATGCGACAGAAAATTCTTTACAAAGGATTAATATGTATAATGACCAAAACAACTTCTGTTTTAAGTATAATTAAATCCTACACGCTAGCATGTACCAAAATTGAGGTAATATAAGGAATTAGTATTGTTAATATTTACCGTGATAGCTCTATTTCCATGTACTGTGTTTCCTTCTCTTTTTTCAGCAATTCTCTCTCCTGAGCAGTTGAAACAAATGGGAAGTAATGCAGCAGAAATTTCCAGGCTTCTTTTCTGACCTCAGGACTCAGACCACCAAAGAAGGTTGCCTAATTATCCAACAcataaacaaaaattatatattgATGAATTTCAAGGGATGAGAACAAGCAACAAATAAATAGACACACTAGATTTTAATTGACTGTCCAATTATCAGCACTCTTGCTACATTAAGGAAAAACAGTGCAGTGGGCCAATCTGAATTAATTTTAGAGTTACTGTAATtacatgttaataataataaaaacgtTCTTGGTGCGCATTTAAAAAATCTCAACGCgcttacaataaataataacaataataacaatagcaaattagtAATAACCacactaattaaaaattaaaacacaaGCTACAAAGGTATCATTGGTCATCAAGGAGGTGGCGacgaaaaaggtaagttttaagtgCCATTTTAAAAGTTGACAGAGACGAGGCTGACTTAATATGCTCAGGTATAGAGTTCCACAGTTTAGGAGCAGCGAAGGCAAAGGCCCTCTCACCATAGTAGAGGGTATTAGGGCGGTACGAGTTCTGAAGTAAGGATTGCTTGGAGGAGCGAAGTGTCCGTGAAGGATTCCGAAACTTGAGTAGCTCACGGAGGTAAGATGGACCTTGATTGTGGAGAAACTTAAACGTAAGAAGCAGGATCTTAAATTCCAGTCTGGCAGGTATAGGCAACCAGTGGAGATCCCTCAAAATAGGGGTCATATGGTCAGATCGACGAGCTCCTACAATCAGCCTAGCTGCAGTATTCTGAACTCTTTGTAGCTTAGCGAGTTTGTAAGAGGGCAGACCATATAGGAGACTGTTACAATAGTCTAGATGCGAAAATAGTCTAGATGCGAAATAACAAGTGAATTTACCAATCGCTTAAGTGGGTCCGGAGGTAGATACTTCCGAATGCGGCCATCTTTTTTACAAAGATCATTGATATGGCTGGATAAGGTGAAATTAGCGTCCATGATAACTCCAAGGTTTCGGGTCTTTGATGTAATGTCCACAGGGACTCCAGCAACCATGAACTAAGGTCCTAGTGAGGGACTTTTCACAAATCGAGATGTTAAACGCAAGACCTCTGTTTTTTCACGATTAGTCTGTAGCGTATTACATGTATTCCAGTCAAAGACAGCTTTAATACAAGTAGACAGAGAGTCAATAGCCAATTCAGGTGTTGATGGTTTCACTGCAATATAAAGCTGCGTATCATCAGCGTAAAACATACATTGAAGATTGAAGGTTGCTATAACGTCTTGGAGTGGAGCTATGTATAGTGTAAATAGTAACGGTCCCAAAATGGATCCTCGTGGTACACCATAGTGAAGGTTTCTAGGTGAAGAAGAAGATCCAGCAATATTTACTCTTTGTGTGTGTCCTCGAAGGTAAGAAGTGAACCAATTCAAAGCGATTCCTTTAAATCCGAAGTACAAATGGAGACGGGATAGTAATATATCATGGTCTAGGGTGTCAAATGCTGCCGAAAGATCGAGGAATATTAAAATGACATCATTGCGAGAATCAAGAGCCTTCAAAATGTCATTAGTGACTCGTAGAAGTGCAGTCTCGGTGGAATGGTGTGCACGGTAAGCTGACTGAAGTGACGGAAATAAGGCATTATTGTTGAGGTAGCTGTAGGTCTGGATGGCAACAGACTTTTCTATGACTTTACTCATGAACGAGATGTTTGCAATAGGTCGATAATTCTGATAAATTTCCGAATCAAGGTCTGGTTTCTTAAGTTTCGGACGAACGATCGACGTCTTGAGTGAAGTCGGAAACTCACCAGAGGCCAGTGATGCACTCACGATCCTAGCAATAATAGGCGCTAGCTCAAGCACATGCTGCTTCAGTACAGATGTAGGGATTGGGTCGAGATCACAAGTCTTAGGGGTGAGTGAACCCAAGACTCCTACGATATACGTGTGAGAAGGTATCTCAAAATCCGTAAAGTGACACGAAAGCTCCCTGCCCTCCACAAAGGCTGCCTCGGTGTTGTTAAGACCAGCGCGGATATCAGagatcttgttgatgaaaaagTCATTAAAGTCTTCAGCAAGTTGTTGAGATGACTGATGCGAAGGCAAAGCCAAGGGTTTAAGCTTGACTTGCTCAAACTGTGAAAAATTGCAATGGGTTTGCAATTTAATACTGCTAAAGCTTCTTTTGCGTATCTACCCTCTGATAAGTGGCAAGCaagccccgggggggggggggggggggactcgaTATATCTCTGGGTGGTGAGGTGCGgtgcggcccctcataccctgaccctgtttaagacaaatatcgctgattttcctaccctgtttaagacagaatccgatttttgataccctgtttaagacatttaacccgaAACCATACCCTGTGCAAGACAATAATAGATATCGAAACTCTTTCTTATTTAATCCATTGGCAATcacaaaactacttcataaaaCAATGGTGAACTTCTCATAACCAATGAACTTCTTGTTCTCATTTTATGGAAATGGTTTGCAGTATTTTAAGACAAGACAAAGCAAAATTGGCTGGGCCAAGGTAGCTCGAGTGAGCACGTGGAAAACGATTTTTCCCCAACAAAATGCATTCTAAATTTGCTGAGACACCCTGGCTAACATAATGTCTCTGAAAAATATCTATACCTACTGTACAAGCATGAAATGATGAACATCAAGGTATACTTATATAGGGCAGCCCTcacatcataataataatgcaaTCTTCACAAACAGCtgttattattttaaaatttcattttttacaagtttttttaatgaaacagaATTTTTAATACGATGCTCGGACAAAAATCATTCCTAAGTTTACAACCGCGAAATATTATACATTAACTGAGACTAATCAGTAGGGGAGTGTCTCTTTAAAATTGGaaccaaaatacaaaagaagtcattttaAATTATCTTCCGGAATAAAATTAGCACTATAATAGCTCCTTACCTTACGAAAATTTGCCACGTCTTCAATCTGAcctctttcattaaaaaaaaatctccatGTTTTTACTGGCATGGGATCGAATCTCCCTTCCTCAGGATGAAATCCTTGTTTTGGATTCCTTTTAGAAATAACGATAAAAGTTTTCCTTCGAATTTCTTTTCGATCCAAGGGTTCAAAAACTTGCGAACACCAATTCCAGTCCTCCAATATCTGAGTTATGTGGTCAACTCCACCATAGTGGAAGTGGAATACTTTGTAGTGATTTTCATGGTTGCCAATTACTAGCTGTCCACACGTTTCATCGTCTCGATCGTAAAATATCCTTAGGGTTTTCATTTCGCTAAGATCAACATTAAAAGTCTCCGGAGAGCTGCTTGAAATGAGCAGTCCCTTACATTCGATGCAGTTATCATCAAAATTCAAACTCTTCTTTTGTCCGCAGAGCAACGCGTTCGGTGTCCAAGTAACCAGAAGTCGAATGTGTCCGTTCTGTCGTGTTTTTGAATTTAACTTGAAGTATCCTGGTATGTGAGAGTCATCCAAAGTTGAGTTAACATGAACACAGACGTTGTTCTTGCAGAACATTAGTTCGTCGCTTTCGTCCATGTCATCTTCCGTGTCCACgtaaaaagaacttgaaaacgAAGAATCGTAAACAGCGGCTCCTTCGACCGCAAACTTAATCAAGTGGCTCAGCATTTCTGCAGCGAAATCAAAATCCCCAACTTAATGAGACGCTACCAGTGTTTTTTCGCTTCTTGTACGTAACTATAAAA includes these proteins:
- the LOC137969411 gene encoding TBC1 domain family member 16-like, whose translation is MLSHLIKFAVEGAAVYDSSFSSSFYVDTEDDMDESDELMFCKNNVCVHVNSTLDDSHIPGYFKLNSKTRQNGHIRLLVTWTPNALLCGQKKSLNFDDNCIECKGLLISSSSPETFNVDLSEMKTLRIFYDRDDETCGQLVIGNHENHYKVFHFHYGGVDHITQILEDWNWCSQVFEPLDRKEIRRKTFIVISKRNPKQGFHPEEGRFDPMPVKTWRFFFNERGQIEDVANFRKATFFGGLSPEVRKEAWKFLLHYFPFVSTAQERELLKKEKETQYMEIELSRKNKSEQEKAHFWKTVQCTVDKDVVRTDRSHPYFAGDDNPNVGIMRNILLNYATYNHEVGYNQGMSDLLASVLAIVQDEVDAFWCFAGLMEGSVFVTSPKDDVMDKQLTYFRELLRMLEPDFYAHILLQDAAMDMLFCHRWLLLSFKREFFNEEVLKMWEACWSRYQTDYFHIFLCVAMVQEYGKTVVEQDMQADDMLQFFTDLSMKMDGTRVLRVARQLLLKFRQLPGIPCSLRGLLSGPGIWDSAPLPEIQCSCHERCLYLLHSESTKEDEKSEESDNENRRLSAETTNESENPVCDRGDDLDKTSSDLENGLEIREVTNTRTCELTSEQIREGSDIIEKSEDAAWTKQGKTGKVCEDAGGAALNAIKDQLEQQLPYEVKEEIKENTS